In Erythrobacter sp. F6033, a single genomic region encodes these proteins:
- a CDS encoding glycerophosphoryl diester phosphodiesterase membrane domain-containing protein yields the protein MNQGLTLSSLLGQTFAELRENGRLVGIFLAIMVPINAFNGWIGEGGPSSALGFNAGFNITEKMLAMGAGVVIIYIVAFLISIVLIYWLYAALMARDPSPGFGRFWPWLGIYLLAILGIGLGILLLIVPGIILIVRWSLALPLVIEGKLPAMDTFGESWEKTSGHSWSIFGAAVILAISIFIVSAVLGGFTGLLSGFSSIPIIVASAIADSVASAIFIGLAIAIYRLSSDPAEEMMEVFE from the coding sequence ATGAACCAAGGGCTTACACTTTCAAGTCTGCTCGGCCAGACATTTGCAGAATTACGAGAAAACGGCCGGTTGGTCGGAATATTTCTGGCAATTATGGTGCCGATCAACGCCTTTAATGGATGGATTGGAGAGGGCGGACCAAGCAGTGCCCTTGGATTCAATGCAGGCTTTAACATCACTGAGAAAATGCTGGCGATGGGCGCGGGAGTAGTCATAATCTATATCGTGGCATTTCTGATCAGCATCGTTCTGATTTACTGGCTTTATGCTGCTCTGATGGCCCGGGATCCTTCCCCTGGTTTTGGGCGGTTTTGGCCATGGCTAGGGATTTACCTTCTCGCCATCCTAGGCATCGGCCTTGGCATCCTGCTGCTTATTGTCCCTGGCATAATACTGATCGTGCGGTGGTCTCTGGCGCTGCCTTTAGTGATTGAAGGCAAGCTCCCCGCAATGGATACTTTCGGGGAAAGCTGGGAGAAGACAAGCGGCCATAGCTGGTCGATCTTCGGTGCGGCGGTCATCCTTGCGATTTCGATCTTCATCGTCAGCGCGGTGCTCGGCGGTTTCACCGGCTTGCTTAGTGGCTTTTCATCCATCCCGATCATCGTGGCGTCTGCCATCGCCGATTCTGTTGCCTCGGCAATCTTTATCGGCTTGGCCATTGCGATCTACCGTCTCTCCAGCGATCCCGCCGAAGAGATGATGGAGGTCTTTGAATAG